Proteins found in one Megalobrama amblycephala isolate DHTTF-2021 linkage group LG5, ASM1881202v1, whole genome shotgun sequence genomic segment:
- the LOC125268737 gene encoding D(1C) dopamine receptor — translation MFLEMENGTNHTQDRAHGAQEQEDGDGQNSVRALLGFVLFLLIVSTLLGNTLVCAAVVKFRHLRSKVTNFFVISLAVSDLFVAVLVMPWEAISAVAGTWLFGRFCAIWIAFDIMCSTASILNLCIISVDRYWAIASPFRYERKMTHRVAFMMIGVAWTLSILISFIPVQLNWHMAEEDEEGTAGNGTDYSDNCKANLNRTYAISSSLISFYIPVIIMIATYTRIFRIAQTQIRRISSLERAAEHAQNHHQSNDCSNENSLKTTFKKETKVLKTLSIIMGVFVFCWLPFFVLNCMVPFCQCVSDTTFTIFVWFGWANSSLNPVIYAFNADFRKAFSSILGCNKIFPSTNVETVNFSNELVSYHHDTTLQKEAQPLAVQIPNPREEPGLPFDKDSVTSNVSRNHKNMHLPNIVQFECDGEISLDTITPFTSTGLMECEGIPGQIITE, via the coding sequence ATGTTCTTAGAGATGGAGAACGGCACAAACCACACGCAGGACCGCGCGCACGGAGCGCAGGAGCAAGAGGATGGGGACGGGCAGAACAGCGTGCGAGCTTTGCTGGGTTTCGTGCTCTTCCTCCTCATCGTCTCCACACTGCTCGGGAACACGCTCGTGTGCGCCGCCGTGGTCAAATTCAGGCACCTGCGCTCCAAAGTGACCAACTTTTTCGTTATTTCTCTAGCGGTTTCGGATCTCTTCGTGGCCGTTCTGGTGATGCCGTGGGAGGCGATATCCGCGGTGGCGGGCACGTGGCTCTTCGGCCGGTTTTGCGCCATCTGGATCGCCTTTGACATCATGTGCTCCACCGCGTCCATCCTCAACCTGTGCATCATCAGCGTGGACCGCTACTGGGCCATCGCGAGCCCGTTCCGATACGAGCGCAAGATGACCCACCGGGTGGCTTTCATGATGATCGGGGTGGCGTGGACCTTGTCCATCCTCATCTCCTTCATCCCAGTTCAGCTCAACTGGCACATGGCTGAGGAAGATGAGGAGGGCACAGCGGGTAACGGCACCGACTACAGCGACAACTGCAAAGCCAACCTAAACCGGACGTATGCAATCTCGTCTTCGCTGATAAGTTTCTACATCCCCGTGATCATCATGATCGCCACGTACACGAGGATATTCCGTATTGCGCAAACACAGATCCGCAGGATCTCCTCTTTGGAGAGGGCAGCGGAGCACGCGCAAAACCACCACCAGTCCAACGACTGTTCCAACGAGAACTCACTGAAAACCACTTTCAAGAAAGAGACCAAAGTTTTAAAAACACTCTCGATCATCATGGGGGTCTTTGTGTTCTGCTGGCTGCCGTTTTTCGTGCTCAACTGCATGGTGCCCTTCTGCCAGTGCGTGAGTGACACTACCTTCACCATCTTCGTGTGGTTCGGATGGGCCAATTCCTCCCTCAATCCCGTCATCTACGCGTTTAACGCGGACTTCAGGAAGGCGTTCTCCTCGATTCTGGGTTGCAATAAAATTTTTCCCAGCACAAACGTGGAGACGGTGAATTTCAGTAACGAGCTGGTGTCTTATCACCACGACACGACACTTCAGAAGGAAGCGCAGCCGCTGGCCGTCCAGATCCCGAACCCTCGAGAGGAGCCGGGTCTCCCGTTCGATAAGGATTCGGTTACCTCGAACGTGTCCCGGAATCACAAAAACATGCACTTGCCCAACATCGTACAGTTTGAGTGCGACGGGGAGATTTCCCTGGACACTATCACACCATTCACCTCCACGGGACTCATGGAGTGCGAGGGAATCCCAGGTCAAATTATCACTGAATGA